A genomic stretch from Oryzias latipes chromosome 24, ASM223467v1 includes:
- the LOC105356174 gene encoding C-C motif chemokine 13, which yields MMMMMMKASVALVTFFLLLSPVTILASQNSYQPDVCCFKFFPKKLHANVVESIKHTSTHCAKKAVLLTLKNKQEYCADPSMEWVKKLIKNFL from the exons atgatgatgatgatgatgaaagcTTCTGTCGCCTTGGTGACCTTCTTCCTACTCCTCTCACCTGTCACCATCCTGGCATCTCAGA ATTCCTACCAGCCAGATGTGTGCTGCTTTAAGTTCTTCCCGAAGAAGTTGCATGCAAATGTGGTGGAGAGCATCAAACACACCAGCACACACTGTGCCAAGAAAGCTGTTCT TTTGACGCTGAAAAATAAGCAAGAGTACTGTGCTGACCCGTCCATGGAGTGGGTGAAGAAACTCATTAAGAACTTCTTATAA